From Phycodurus eques isolate BA_2022a chromosome 1, UOR_Pequ_1.1, whole genome shotgun sequence, one genomic window encodes:
- the smim29 gene encoding small integral membrane protein 29, with amino-acid sequence MNSTTPSPTINGDVAVGYVLVPFFLITIIGIAVAVILYIRKKQRLDRLRHQLLPIYSYDPSEEVNEAEQEMLWREEDTRVVQGWARSYQQRRPLLTEDA; translated from the exons ATGAATAGTACCACTCCGTCCCCCACCATTAATGGGGACGTGGCGGTCGGCTATGTGTTGGTGCCGTTCTTCCTCATCACCATCATTGGAATAGCTGTAGCGGTG ATCTTGTACATTCGTAAAAAACAGAG ACTTGACAGACTTCGGCATCAGTTGTTACCAATCTACTCATATGACCCCTCAGAGGAGGTGAATGAAGCTGAACAAGAGATGCTGTGGCGAGAAGAGGACACCAGA GTTGTTCAAGGTTGGGCAAGAAGTTACCAACAGCGACGCCCACTTCTCACCGAAGATGcttga